A region of the Lachancea thermotolerans CBS 6340 chromosome E complete sequence genome:
TCCGTCAACGAGGAAGCCCTTATTTTTTAAGATTTCGCCCTCCACAAAGTCCAGTTGATTCTTGAGTTCTCCTTTAGAATATTTCTCGCTAATCTTGTCAGTGATTTTGCCTGTCAGGTAGGAGATAGGAAAGGGAATGGGGGCGCTTTTGGCCATAGACAGAATGAATTCTATCATCAAAGGTGGCTGCAGAGAGCCTTCAACATAATGCAGATAATATTGGATATTTTCTGCCATATCTGAGTTGTCGTTACTCAGTAATTTGGAGTTGTCAAAGTGCTGCAAAATGTACTGAAAAATAAACCCTGATTCAGCAagaattttcttcttgccgGTCTCCTTGTCTTCTATTTCGACCAATGGAGATCTCCCCAAAGGATGAATCTTCTTGAGTTCTTCAGGGGCACGATGAGCATCATTTCTCTTGTAGGGGATGATCTCATAGTCAAGCTTCAAATGGTCCAGCAGCCATAATACTCTAAACGCTCTTGACTCGTTGAGCCAGTGAACTCGGATAATTGGTAGTGACATTCCTACTCAACAGTGATAAAAGGAGAGGGGAGTTTGAAAGTTTGAACTGCTGTATGCTCAATTTGTTGCGAATACaaatcaattttttttcaggGGATTACAAATAATAAAGGGCTACTAACCCCAAATTTTGTGTCTTTGCTTATATAATCTTCTTCATATAATGTGATACGATCGTTGCAGTTGACGGTGTTGTCAATACCGAAGTAGCGGGGGGCACCCGGCCCTCGTGTCTGTAGACCCATGTCTGCTCTGGAAATCTGGTCTTGATTTTATAAAATGACCATCTTCGAGTTTATAAGGTCGGCGGCTTTTAATCATGAAACATGTGCATGCCTAAATCGAATGGAACAGCGTAAAGCAGACGCTTAAAAATCTTTCGAAGAGTGTTGCTTCTACAAGAAATCGACACGTTTCTTTACAAAACAAATACAGGCATTCTTGTTATGTTAGTCACCAATACATAAAGTTAGTGACACACTATCAAATCGAATTGTGCTAAATACTATAGTTTCTGGAGGCGATGCccgccaacttcattttAACGGCTAACGTTATTACAATGATCCGTTGATTCTAGACCCTTTGAAAGTGGAGAGACAAAGACTGAATGAACATTTGCCTAAAAAAAGCTGTTAAAACCGATGATGCTTGTCACTTATGAGGGCATTGCAGTGTGTAGTAAGGCTTAAATCCAACTCACATACTTTATTTTATGTCTGGTTACATGGCGTAACCTCAAACCTAGACCTGTAAATGTACGTTAAAACGAACAAAGGCCGCATATTCTTCTTAGAACCCTCAATCAAATAATAAACGACGCATGCCACAGATCCGGGTCATGATGTGCACGTGATCTTATGTGACACCCTCAAAACAGGCCCACATGATAGTGTTTATTTTAATATTACCGCACATGATTTCCTTGGAGATGCCTCCTTAAATATCTGCTACCACTTCTACTATAATTGTTCTCTCATAACTGGCATATTTCTGGTCTTTCGGGTTTCTGCTGAAAGGAGAACTGCTCGTAAATAAAAATCTGTGCAAAAACTATCGAAAGCACGACCGAGGGAGACAAGTGTGAGAGAGAGCGCTACTTGCCTTTCTATGGATTTAATTACGAATGTTCAATTGTTCTTACGGGACTAACCAGCACTATTTCTTACGGGGGtcctcaaaaacttcaccCTGCCAAGATCATCTGCTGATATAAGCAGTAGTTCTGAACTCATTTTTGAATACGCAAGACAGCAAATTGCGACCCAACGTTTATAAGCAAACGTTTTCCACTCTTCGTAACTAACGAGAACAATTTGCGCCAAAAAAGACAATGCTTGGCTTTCTCTTTTCGCTAGCAATGCAGTAAGATCGACCTTCCTAAAGCGGGATTAAATTCAACCCTTGGCTTCTTAACCACGACGATAAGGacagaaaagcttcaatcCAAGAATGCTGACCTACTAATTTAACTCAAGAAGGTGTTATCAGCTAGCCAGCTAAATTCATAGCCCACCTTATAAAACGAAAAGCGTTTTAATTAAAGGATCAAAAGGGGGAGCACCAAACTTTTCCCATTCATATTGTGTGTCATCGAACGTATTGTACGGCACTTAAGATAAATAAGCGCGGATCAATAGTATCCGCAAAGTTAAACCTAGCATCTTTTAGAAGCCCAATTAAATCACCCCATATTGTTATTACTCATGAATTTGAGCGCACATTCGTCGAACGAGGCAACAGTAGGCCTAACTGCAGTACCGCAGCCGGAGGAAATGGAGCGAGACGAAGTGCGGAGAAGCACCGAAGTAACCGATGAAGGCGGAAGCAGTTTCAAGCACAAATTCGAATCAGGCAGCAACATGCTCCAACGCTTCAAAAGggaaatttttgatgatggGACGAAGGAGCAAAGCTCAACC
Encoded here:
- the GTT1 gene encoding bifunctional glutathione transferase/peroxidase (highly similar to uniprot|P40582 Saccharomyces cerevisiae YIR038C GTT1 ER associated glutathione S-transferase capable of homodimerization expression induced during the diauxic shift and throughout stationary phase functional overlap with Gtt2p Grx1p and Grx2p), with the protein product MSLPIIRVHWLNESRAFRVLWLLDHLKLDYEIIPYKRNDAHRAPEELKKIHPLGRSPLVEIEDKETGKKKILAESGFIFQYILQHFDNSKLLSNDNSDMAENIQYYLHYVEGSLQPPLMIEFILSMAKSAPIPFPISYLTGKITDKISEKYSKGELKNQLDFVEGEILKNKGFLVDGKLSGADILMSFPLQMAFLRNFAKQEQYPNIKEWLERLTSLESYTTAKEKASSYGGKF